In the genome of Populus trichocarpa isolate Nisqually-1 chromosome 10, P.trichocarpa_v4.1, whole genome shotgun sequence, the window atacaTCTGGATCTATCTATGTCTTTTGCAATGATAAGTGGATGTATTAACTCCATCAATGGTATGACTTCCACCTGTATGTGTAGTCTCCTCCTCCAAGACAACATCATGTAAGCTTAATGTCTCTTCTAACAAGTCAAAAATTGTATGACATATCTCTAACCAAGAATATGCGTAATAACAAGTAAGTCTATCGTCATCATCGATATCATAAAGACTAACCGCAACACATTTGCTACCACGTAACAATTGTCAAACCTAATACGAAACAAATAAAAGTcattaaccaataaaaaaaatataatgtttttttgtcaaAGCCTATAAAAAGTAACAAATACTTACAACATTTTAAATTCTACGTGCATATGGCTCATACTCCATCTCCTCGTATGGAGGGACTTGAGCTGGGTTAATTATGATGATTCAACGTGTTATACTCCAATGTATTCTTCCTCATAAATTACAAGACACGCCTctctagaaataaaatttatttgtgcaTCTCACATCGATACATGCTGAAGATGGTGGATCATCCAATTATAAGTAAAGTACCTACCCAAACGACTGATGATATGCAATTGAACGCTCGTATCCATGTCAGACAAGATATGTTGCTTTAAGCTAAATTATCGCATTGCACccatcaaacaaacaaacaatactAATGTCTTGCCTTATTTTTATGACGTGTAGGTGGTAATTCCACTAGTTGTGGCGGAGGAGAGGCTGGACACGAAAGCTTGGGCCAACGGTCTGCGGTATAAAAAAGGTACAAATACTTGTGGAAACAAGGGGAAGATGATTCTGATGTTTTGGTGAGGGATTATTTTGGGCGATtgaaggttgtttttttttcctgatttctagggattttttatttcatgagcAGCGCCCATGAAGAAAAAGAGGGGTGTTTATAAATACACCGTAAACACAATTCAGAATCGAGGTTTTGTTATAAAACCGATATTATAAACAAGGATTgtattaaaactataattttgaatcatgatttttatttaaactattattatttaacaatcaTGATTTTCAACAGCGATTCTTTAcccaaattttttcaaaattatgtcATTTTCTATTAACTTTCTTGAATCTgtgttattttaaaacaaatccaacaaGAGTGGCAGCTGCACGTCACGCAAGTGCAATTATACCCCCACCTCAACCAACgtgtgtttctttttaaaacaatatatatattgaattactatttttttcaatgattttatacatctatattaaaaaattaaaaaatattattttaatatatttttaattacaaaaacatttttaaaaacaacaaaacacgcTAAACATGCAAATGTCCCAACACTGTATTATGTGATAGCTCTCGAGCACATTATTAATAACGGCAACAAATCTGCTGATGATAGCTCGGTCAGATATCTCGGCTGGCAAGCTTAGTTACTTGGACAAACTCCTAAGATGGAGACACTTCGCCCAATTCAATAATACCCTTCTTATCTTGCTCGAAACACCGAGTGATGATAAATTCCATCACATCCCCAGTGTTTTCGgtggtaattttaaaaaataggttctaaaaggtatttttaattatagttttaagaaatttataaataatttaaattattataagattaatttttacatataaaataaataaaaaaatatttttttgactaaaaaacataaattttaaaacacattattTGTAAGCCCCGGTGCAAAAGACAACAACCATACTTGGGCATCTGGTGGTTCCACTAAAATACTACttgtctaaaatttaaatttttttatttaaaattattttttatatatttttattcataaactaaaaatattttggaagaCAATCTTTTATCAGTAATCGAATAAAAAGCAGATGCTATCCTTATAACAAGCTTCTTAAAATTCAAGGTGATCATGGCTaagggaacgtttgggaacgcggctgcagcgtttctaaaaaattaaaattttttttttactaaaatttaatatggtttgtatgttttggattgttttgatgtgctgatgtcaaaaataattttttaaaaatgaaaaaacatcattggcatgcattttggcacgaaaagttatttgaaaagcacacgcaaccacactgccaaacacgctcgtTGAATATATCGCTAAGAGGACGAGTAGATCACGAGAAATGATTGAAAggtttagagcgtgtttggcagtgtggttgcgggtgcttttcaaataacttttcgtgccaaaatgcatgccaatgatgttttttcattttttaaaaatcatttttgatatcagcacatcaaaacgatccaaaacatacaaatcatattcaattttaataataaaaaaaaattaaatttttaaaaaacacagtcacagccgcgttcccaaacgttctcAACCAGTCACCAGGCCAGGGACGGTTGAGCTTCTTCCATGCTTCGAAACTCCATGGGGCCTTTTTTCACGTCATTTTAATTATCAACCTCGGCCAAGGAGCATCAGAAACTTCGGTGGCTTTCCACTCCGAGGTTAACAAAAGTGTGTGGAGATTAAGGATTAGTTAACTAACACAAATCATGTCTTAACTTTGACAGACAGTGCTTTCAATTTTTCACCTCTTTCCCTGTCATGTTGCGGTCTACCATTTATTTTGGTGCCCTGCACTGTGGAACCAAACGCAGTGAATTAATGGCATTCGACCACTGATTTTACGCTGAAAATTTCTTCGTGAGGTTAAAGCTAGCTGCTCTAGTAACAATAATTATGCTCCTTGCCATTAGCCATCGAGCAAGGGAAGCTAGTTAAGGAGTGTAATGATAAGTATTAAGCACAAGGGTTGTTTTCTCTGCCTTTACACGTCATACATGTTTGAAATTCTATGAATTTAGAGATTTTAATTGAATCTCAcgtttaaaatcattttagatgccgataatttaattttaaatataattcaatatctaaaactaatacaaaaataaatcaaaatttaatcattaatttgtttACTACACTAGATacaagatattaatattaaaactatttacttatttttttagagacaTTTAAGTGAATAAAAAGAAGGCAGCGAgggtaatataaaaattaaaatgaattaattatatatcttaaaaaaaattaatttatttataattaaatactatGATTGAATTCAAAAACATGTTGGATGTGATATCAGCATAagattcttcacaaaatcaccattaaatttatgatatcTATTAATTGAAGACACACTCATACAACACGAGATTTTTCTAcagggaaaataataaaaataaaatacagggaCCAGAgtaaatgttttaataaatacagggatattaaaatatatttttatagtacatttttttaatttttcattgattttttttccctcaagaCATGGATGATAATCAACAATTGACAGCCCTCGTGACTAGATAAGACTAGAATAACCTactttcttttctaataaatcACAAAAGAAACCAAACGATGACGAATTTCAATACGTTTTTCATTGGTCGGCTtggaagaggagaagaaaacgtATACAGAGCAAAACGGCTGCTTTTCAATTTTCCTGGGTAGAATCAGAAGAAGTAAGCTTTACAATTTATCTTTAGGATCCCTgtaactctttatttttttctattaacatAGATCCGGACCAACTTATATacaccttaattaattttacgagccatgaagttaacgattatgtaagTATCTAGTaacctttaaaaaaactcaaatttataactattaaaaaaacaaactcaaaatctAACCAGTTAAGTTACGTCTCAAGATTACATCCCTGCAATGCGGTGGCCATGCAGGCCAGTCAGGAGATATAAAGCTAGCTGTGCTATggataaaaagaagagaagattaTAAGAGGGGATCCATTGACCTTTTGGGATGTGCAAAACCAACTTTCACTTGCAAGGTATAAATGCTTTACGTGAGGTTGGCTATGGCTAGAGGATTCCTCGCAACTTTTATATGCCACAATTAAGTGCTTTAATTTTCGATCTTTTCGGCCAAGAATATGTTTTAGGATTTGTTTCAGCTTTAGGTATAAAATCCATACCATCCACATACGGGTTTATCTGGGACTCAGTTAAATTTGAAGTCTTAATTAGttcggattaaaaaaaatatgattgatattgcttgtcttaattaaaaattcatgttaatttgtgatttaattGACCtgatcaaaacttaatttttaatttaatgattttttatttattcaaacagtatcattttgattatttaaaaaaaaaacaggtcaaACAAGTTGACACTCTTGTCACCTAacttaaatcttgtttttttatacttttatgaTTGCAATATACTAGTTTCTTGTGTTGTTATTTGGGAtgtgaattgaaaaaaagataaactaCGGGAGCAGTATGTAAGCTAggtgatttatttaaaatctgatTTTGATGCACAAAAATAGTATTGtggttgaaaaagaaaaacatttatctttttaaagaaTCAATCTTACGAGTAAAGTTCTCTTTTCTTCGCCTAGTATTCAGGGCCTGCGTTAGGCATGCCCGCTACCTTTGTAGCTCCACAGGCCTCACATGGCGGaacatttttttctaaacaattttCCAACCCAAAACAGTTCTTGTTCAAGTTCTGTAAGctgaaacaaaaaaaggttCAAATTCACTTTAATTTAGTCCCTACAAAATTAGTGAAAAGTAGGCATAACCGCAGCCACTACCTCTCTTTTCACGGAAAACAAGTCAAATCTCGACATCAAACCCAGCCggaaaaattgaattgaaactAACTGAGTGATTGATCTTAGGACTTCAAGTAAACTACAATCATCATGTTGCCATCCTTTCTCTACCCGTGAGCTTTCACTTCAACCTTCTGAGTTAGATTCACTCCGCGATTCATATCTTTCATTAGTCTTTTTTAACTCCATCTTCTCTTGTGATTCTTTTCCCTCCTCTGTCGCCTGTCATTTCATGAATTCCATTTTCAAAGAGATGAACGAAGGAGGGAGATCAGAGTTATTATCGATTTGTATGTGTGGATTTCTTGAAGAGTATATTGCAAGTTGCTCTCATGATCCTCTCATCTAGatcctttgaattatttttttgttgtcgtTACTTTCTACTTCATAATTGAAGAATTAGAGTATATGTTTATCTCAGACAGACAAAGGAGTGTGGATATCCACGTGTATTTTGTCTCCACAGCAAGAAAAGCTTCAACGCATTGCCTCGAGGTGGAGAAGTAGACAAGAAAAACGCCAGCCGAAGTTTATATTCCAAGAATAAATGCTCGTTTTTTAAAAGGGCGACTGACGGAAGAGATAATATACTTTGCATTTgtcaaaaagttaaaaacagaaaaaaaaacgagaataaaataaatttattttttaaataattttgaatccaacttttataattttaaaatatgaagtaTAACTCACGTCTTCGTCTCTACTATTTAAAAACAGTAACTAAATATCATCTATAAGTTTCATAAGTTTCATGTGATATGACAATACCATGCGATATAGatcatagataaaaataaataattgaggtGTAAAGTAAACccattaattatcaaataatgaCAAATATAATGTGATAATATCTGATAATGTTTTAGTGTCAATACATGGTAATCGTTTCCtgtaacaaaatatttaaattagtgtTTTAAGAATGAATAAATCTCGAATCATTAATcacttttttggaaaaatataagaactcaAGGGCAAACGCGAAACTACAAATATTATATACTTTAATGATGATGTAAAAGGCAAGGCTAAATAGAAGGCAATTTAGGGGGTATGAACTAGGAAAAGGCCCTCCCTAGTTCTGTAGCCCTAGCTTTTGATTTCAGGAAAGATTGTAATAATCATCCAATTTAGATTAGGAATTAGGGTATAGGGTAATTCGACGCCGTACGAATCCAGGTCAGTAAAATGCtttccatttcaaaaaaaaaaaagttggccCATTTAACACAGAAATGAAGGCAGTCATGATATGACAGCCCAGTCGAAGAATTGCTTGACCAACATTGTCCAGTGTCCACTCTAGGTGCGTTTCTCTACTTTTGGCCcgatttgtttttagattttaaaaacgttttttttttaaataatttttttaaatttttttctttatttcaaactaatatttttttttgtgtttttaaattattttgatgtgctgatattaaaaataatttttaaaaaataaaaaaatattgttttgatacatttctacgtaaaaaacacttttaaaaacaaccataaccataatcacaaccacacttccaTACATTTTGCATCTGTTTGATTTTAAGAGGTTACGGTGTAATATCGTTTCTCAGCAAAAAGcatcagatttttttaatatgaaacatCGGATGCATCATGAGTATaaacattatttgtttttgtatttgaaattatattttgatatgttttaaaaatatatttatctgaaaaaatatctaattaaatatattttgtaatgattttaatatatcaatgtaaaaaaaatatattttgatatattttaaaataaaaaataccatacaCAACACTATCAAACTCATATACCTATCTattgttaattcaattttatctaGAATTAAGTTTCGTTTTCTcataataactaaaagaaagaGTTGATTATTTTCCAGTTCTAAGTGACAATAATCTCTTGATATTACAAAGAGATCACATGCTGAGTTTCTGGCAAATTAGGTGCATTAAATTTGCTTACACGTCAtcttaaaagaaacaaagttaaccACAAACAATTATATTCGTGAGCATTAGGTATTCTTAGATTAATCTATATACATCAAAACTAAACCCACCTTCTTATTTAATCAACATTCCAAACAATTTTcaccatcaaaatatatatctttttatttgattataaaaagaaCATTCAAGTCAGTAATATATTGATTAAaactaagtttttaaaataataaaattttcatatcgATCTACagtattcaaataaataaatcctaacACCAAAATAGtagaaaacttgaaaactatatatatataatcccgAAAACTTAAATCTTGCTAAGAAATTATTATCCGTTTGGCACAAATAATAAAACGCCACGTGGCCTATCAACGCATTCGATTTCACTCAATTAAACGACAGCCCGTCACCTTTACCTCGGGAGCATGGATGGAGGTTCAGACTTCAGACAGcgaattcaaaaataaaactggCTCCCTCCCAAATTGACAAATACATATTTCCATTTCTACCCTTCATTTTCCCTGCTCTCCAGTCTCCTCCATTTTGACCATTTCCCTCTCTCACGAAAAATCGATTTTCTTGGAGAGAGAAACACATAATTAGGgtttatagagagagaaaaatagagataaaTTCTAGGGTTTTAGCTTATGGAGGGTGTTCCGGTTCTTGACACAGAAAACATTAATGTTGCAGGtactctttcctttctctctgtaatcttgtttcatttttttgtgtgtaaaaTTTCGcaaaatctctaattttttttatactattgaTGAATCTTTATGCGATATTTATTCGGTAAAATCGATTTGTTGTGTTTAATTCAGGGCTTTTATTGATGTTAGAATTGCGAAGGGTTAGAAAAAGTTAAAAGTAATTGTGCATCTCTGTTTGATCTCTGAGAAAATTAGTAATGATTCAAATCAGAGTTGGTATTGCTGTGTATAATAGCTTAAATTGCGTGATCGATGAAATTGGGAATGTGTCAGGTGACAAAATAAAGGGAGAGAAGCTGGAAAAGGGGTCTTTGGTTGGAATTGCGCAAAGGAAAACGCTTGTTGACATTAACAATTTTCCTGCGCAAAGGAAAATGCTTGCTGATATTAGCAACCTGTCACAGCGAAACCAATATGGGAAATCACAATCTGTTTTAGTTAGTAAAGAGCATGTTGAGAAGCTCCAACGGGTATGTTTTGAGTGTTTCAATATCTAGATGTACATGTATTGATGTGTTTTCTTGAGTATTGATTAGAATTTAGCttatgggttttattttttctgttgaaTATTGTTGTCACAGGATATCATGGCATTGACAAAGCTTGTTGCAGATAGGAAGtatcctttttgttttgattttgtttgtctttcttTCCCCTAATTTTTGTTGTCTCTTGTTGGTGATTTCTTGTGccattttttcttaactttggTCAACAGTAAAATCATCGAGTTGAGTGCAATTGAGTTGCAGAAACTGAGAGTCAATTATCAGCAACTACAGCAACAGAATCTGCAACTTGCCCAAACCAACAGCCAGATGTTAGCAGTAATGTCATGCActaatcaatttcttaatcACATTTAAATTGCATCAAATTTTGAGTCCTTGGTGAGGCTAAATTATTCCCTTAAAATGCAGGAACTAAATGCGGGTAAAGATAAGGTATGTTTTTATGTATGCAAGCCATTGGATTGTCATGCTCAATTTGCTGTGTTGCAACGTTTATGTGGTAACTATTTGGTTCATTTCTATTCAGCTTAAGGCATATCAACATGAGTTGGGGTGCAAGAATGGCCTGCTTAATGCCAAAAAATTGGAGCTGAAGGTATGTTTAGCTGCTGTTCCTTTTGCCTCGCTGTTGAATACGTTCATCAAGTTGCTGTCACCTGTCAGTAATATTGGCGACGGACTTCTAAAACCCTCTCTGTTTTaggagaaaacaaagaaagttaGAAGCCAGAATATGAGAAATGAGGTATTTGAGCAAGTGACCTCAATGGAATTTATGGGAAGCTGGTGTATCCTGCATAGTATTTCATCCTGTTTTGTCATTTCTTGTAGGTTGAAACCATCAAAGGTGACAACGCAGCGCAATTCTCTCAACCAGAGGACAATAAACCTTGCAACACAAAAAGGAAGCGCCAATCAAAAGTTCAATGTAACTAGTATGCTATACATGtattcaaaattttagaaacTCTTTTATAAAGCCAACCTTTTCTATATTGGTTCCGTGCAGCTTTGGATTCCAGTGCTGTTAAACCAGGTCAAACTGAAGATAATGTTGAGAAGAAGAGGTTTGTATTGCAATTACTCTATCGCTGCTTGAAATTTGACATGCTGAGTGATCTAGCATTTCTCTAGAGTTCTGAGTTTGCATGGTATTTCTCTTGACAGTGTTTGTTTGAGAAGGCAATCTGCTATGTTTAAATCTGGAGAAGAACCCACTGAAAAGAACATTGTTACAAAGAGGTTTGTTCTGACATGATCCAGAATCCTGTATGGTTTTAGTTCACAAATGTCTTTATGAGTTACTTTAGTTTTTCTCTAAAGTTTTAAGTTTGCTTAGTATTTCTCTTGACAGCGTTTGTTTAAGAAGGCAATCTGCTAGGCTTAAGTCTGGAGAAGAACCCAATGAAAAGGATATTGATACAAAGAGGTTTGTTCTGACATGGTCCAGAATCCTGTAAAGCTTTAGAtcacaaatatatttatgagtgattttagtttttctctaaagtttttattttgcttagTATTTCTCCTGACAGTGTTTGTTTGAGAAGGCAATCTGCTAGGTTTAAGTCCGGAGAAGAACCCACTGAAAAGGATACTGATACAAAGAGGTTAGTCCTGACATGGTCCGGAATCCTGTATAGTTTTAGTTTGCAAATGTCTTTTGATTTGAGCATTCTAGAAATAATTTAagagaaatgaaggatttgTACACGCTTTTATGCTTGTTTCAGCAGGATATGTACAGGAAGGCAATCCACTAGGGTTAAATCTGAGGATCAAATACAAGAACCAGCTGAAAATTTGTTTCAGACAGATGATGCTAAATTTCATATTCCTCCATTACATGACGATCCAGTGCATGAAAGTTGTCCTACATCATCAGTTCCATCTGTTAAAATTGAATCTGAAACAGGGAACAGTGTCCCTAGATTTGAAACTCAAGAACTGCAAAGGACATCCTTTCGGCCCACACGTCGAGCAGTCGAGAAAGTTCAGACCTACAAGGAAATTCCACTTAATGTTAAGATGCGAAGAAGTGAGTGAGTTGAAATTCTACAAATTCTACCTTTCATTTTATAGCGGAGCATGGCAGAGGAGAGGATATGTATGCAAATTTTCTACGTTCTGCTCTTTTTTGATCCCCTGGATGTTGTGTTCTGGAGGAAATCTATTTCACATGCTGACCCTGTAAATGTTCAAGCTactgtattttcttttattatggtTCGAGGTCAGTTGATGATTAGGAAGTGCACAAGATCAGTCTACGTTTAGTTCATCAAGTATTTGAGGTGGACCTTAACATAAGTAACACATTTACGTGCAATTTTacatttctttccctttccaGGAAAAAGAGACCATATCAAACTTCCTTCTAAATGACTCTGCTGCATCTGTCATGTATCATTTTATCTTGTTCATATCTTTTAAATCACAGAGTCGAAAGAACATTGCCAACAGCTACCCATGTCTAACATTTGTGTCGCTGTGATCCTGATTTTAATCTTATAAAGCAGAATGTTGATGTTGAATACTTAAATGCTGTATTTACTAGAAATAGAAATTGCTGGTGCTAATGTCGGTGTAGCAGTACGTGCTGGTTAATGAAAGTACGACCTGGCCCCAGCACCTCGGTTCCCATTCTCTCCCATAAATTTTGCTTCCTTGTCTAAGATATTGCAGACATTAAATAAAACTCGTTTTGTAGTCTTCTTATTTGTTCGAGTATAGGCTTATTTTGCAAAGCTGTGAAGCATTTTTGTAATCAGAATAATTAGTTATACATTGGCATTCATGACATGGTAGTAGTTTATTTCTTCCTTGATGTACATGGATTCGTATGACCCATAAATCTATGTCATTCAATCATTACTGGAGTACAAACTGGCACCATTTGACACTTGCTGAGGCCAGGAATTCAAACGGCTCGGAAATGGTGATATGGGTGTCGAGGAGGAAAAGTAAATTGGAGAAACAAGAGTAAGGGTGGATGAGTTTGTTTTTGCTGTTGAGGTTGAGAGGTtcacaaatatttttagaaaaaataagaaaaaatagttttttatggttgaattttgtatataattgtattgtattcaactacaaaaataaatacactctAATTAGAATAACAATTGGTCAATAAGATGAGATTAGTGTATTGAGAGACGGTTTGGTGCAAGGATTGAatcatcatttattttgttatttttaaaaaaataaaaaatatattattttaatatatttttaaacaaaaattattttgaaaaataacttttacaaCTTTGCCAAACACCACCTTTGATTTAAATTGATGAAGAACCTAGATTT includes:
- the LOC7463463 gene encoding SHUGOSHIN 2 isoform X3, which translates into the protein MEGVPVLDTENINVAGDKIKGEKLEKGSLVGIAQRKTLVDINNFPAQRKMLADISNLSQRNQYGKSQSVLVSKEHVEKLQRDIMALTKLVADRNKIIELSAIELQKLRVNYQQLQQQNLQLAQTNSQMLAELNAGKDKLKAYQHELGCKNGLLNAKKLELKKVRSQNMRNEVETIKGDNAAQFSQPEDNKPCNTKRKRQSKVQSLDSSAVKPGQTEDNVEKKSVCLRRQSAMFKSGEEPTEKNIVTKSISLDSVCLRRQSARLKSGEEPNEKDIDTKSISPDSVCLRRQSARFKSGEEPTEKDTDTKSRICTGRQSTRVKSEDQIQEPAENLFQTDDAKFHIPPLHDDPVHESCPTSSVPSVKIESETGNSVPRFETQELQRTSFRPTRRAVEKVQTYKEIPLNVKMRRSE
- the LOC7463463 gene encoding SHUGOSHIN 2 isoform X2, whose protein sequence is MEGVPVLDTENINVAGDKIKGEKLEKGSLVGIAQRKTLVDINNFPAQRKMLADISNLSQRNQYGKSQSVLVSKEHVEKLQRDIMALTKLVADRNKIIELSAIELQKLRVNYQQLQQQNLQLAQTNSQMLAELNAGKDKLKAYQHELGCKNGLLNAKKLELKEKTKKVRSQNMRNEVETIKGDNAAQFSQPEDNKPCNTKRKRQSKVQSLDSSAVKPGQTEDNVEKKSVCLRRQSAMFKSGEEPTEKNIVTKSISLDSVCLRRQSARLKSGEEPNEKDIDTKSISPDSVCLRRQSARFKSGEEPTEKDTDTKRICTGRQSTRVKSEDQIQEPAENLFQTDDAKFHIPPLHDDPVHESCPTSSVPSVKIESETGNSVPRFETQELQRTSFRPTRRAVEKVQTYKEIPLNVKMRRSE
- the LOC7463463 gene encoding SHUGOSHIN 2 isoform X5, whose amino-acid sequence is MEGVPVLDTENINVAGDKIKGEKLEKGSLVGIAQRKTLVDINNFPAQRKMLADISNLSQRNQYGKSQSVLVSKEHVEKLQRDIMALTKLVADRNKIIELSAIELQKLRVNYQQLQQQNLQLAQTNSQMLAELNAGKDKLKAYQHELGCKNGLLNAKKLELKEKTKKVRSQNMRNEVETIKGDNAAQFSQPEDNKPCNTKRKRQSKVQSLDSSAVKPGQTEDNVEKKSVCLRRQSAMFKSGEEPTEKNIVTKSISLDSVCLRRQSARLKSGEEPNEKDIDTKSVCLRRQSARFKSGEEPTEKDTDTKSRICTGRQSTRVKSEDQIQEPAENLFQTDDAKFHIPPLHDDPVHESCPTSSVPSVKIESETGNSVPRFETQELQRTSFRPTRRAVEKVQTYKEIPLNVKMRRSE